In a genomic window of Nitratireductor basaltis:
- a CDS encoding TIGR00282 family metallophosphoesterase has product MRFLFLGDMVGRAGRNAVFERLPGLISDFNLDFVVVNGENAAGGFGITEEIFNNTLNAGADVVTTGNHVWDQREALTFAPREERFLRPANFPKGTPGHGSGVFMAKNGARVLVANIMGRVFMHPELDDPFSSAEEILSACPLGDQVDAAIIDFHAEATSEKMCMGHFLDGRASVVVGTHTHQPTADHQILNNGTAYLTDAGMCGDYDSSLGMEKEEPLHRFLFKVPKGRFEAATGPATVCGLAVEISDRTGLAEKVAPLRLGARLEETIPAFWR; this is encoded by the coding sequence ATGCGATTTCTGTTTCTTGGCGATATGGTCGGCCGTGCCGGCCGCAATGCGGTGTTCGAGCGGCTGCCAGGCCTGATCTCGGACTTCAATCTCGATTTCGTTGTGGTGAATGGAGAAAACGCTGCTGGCGGTTTCGGCATCACCGAGGAAATCTTCAACAACACGCTCAATGCCGGCGCTGACGTGGTGACGACGGGCAATCATGTCTGGGACCAGCGCGAGGCCCTGACCTTCGCACCGCGGGAGGAACGGTTTCTGCGGCCCGCCAATTTCCCAAAGGGGACGCCGGGCCATGGCTCGGGCGTCTTCATGGCGAAGAATGGTGCACGCGTGCTGGTTGCCAACATCATGGGCCGCGTCTTCATGCATCCCGAACTGGACGATCCGTTCTCAAGCGCGGAAGAAATCCTGTCAGCCTGTCCGCTGGGGGATCAGGTGGATGCGGCAATCATTGATTTTCATGCCGAGGCGACCTCGGAGAAAATGTGCATGGGGCATTTTCTTGATGGCCGGGCCAGCGTGGTCGTTGGCACCCATACGCATCAACCGACCGCCGATCACCAGATCCTGAACAACGGCACCGCCTATCTGACAGATGCCGGCATGTGCGGCGATTATGACTCGTCGCTGGGCATGGAAAAGGAAGAGCCGCTGCACCGTTTTCTGTTCAAGGTGCCGAAGGGGCGGTTCGAGGCTGCGACCGGGCCAGCGACTGTCTGCGGTCTGGCAGTGGAGATTTCCGACCGGACGGGCCTTGCCGAAAAGGTGGCGCCGCTGCGTCTCGGCGCGCGTCTGGAGGAAACAATACCCGCCTTCTGGCGTTGA
- a CDS encoding GNAT family N-acetyltransferase, whose protein sequence is MTNITIRPITRGDEAEWRRMWTKYLEFYKTSVPEEVYASTFERLFSDGEFEPNCLIAELDGKPVGLTHYIYHRTCWAVANNCYLQDLYADPEARGKGVGRALIETVYAKADEDGAAAVYWMTQDFNETARKLYDRIAKLTPFIKYQRG, encoded by the coding sequence ATGACCAACATCACCATCCGCCCGATCACCCGCGGTGACGAGGCCGAGTGGCGCCGCATGTGGACGAAATATCTGGAATTCTACAAGACGAGCGTGCCCGAGGAAGTCTATGCAAGCACCTTCGAGCGCCTGTTCTCCGATGGCGAGTTCGAGCCGAACTGCCTGATCGCGGAGTTGGATGGCAAGCCGGTTGGTCTCACCCACTACATCTATCACCGCACCTGCTGGGCCGTGGCCAACAACTGCTATCTGCAGGACCTCTATGCGGACCCGGAAGCCCGCGGCAAGGGCGTGGGCCGCGCGCTGATCGAAACCGTCTACGCCAAGGCGGACGAAGATGGAGCGGCTGCTGTCTACTGGATGACACAGGACTTCAACGAAACCGCCCGCAAGCTTTATGATCGCATCGCGAAACTGACGCCCTTCATCAAATATCAGCGAGGCTAG
- a CDS encoding AAA family ATPase: MRFEGTGSYIADKDLMVAVNAAIALERPLLVKGEPGTGKTELAIQVAEALGLDLIQWHVKSTTRAQQGLYEYDAVSRLRDSQLGDDRFNDINNYIRRGKLWEAFAAEKKTVLLIDEIDKADIEFPNDLLQELDKMEFHVYETGETVKARQRPIVIITSNNEKELPDAFLRRCFFHYIRFPQPDTLARIVEVHYPGIKQRLVSEALKQFYEIREVPGLKKKPSTSEALDWIRLLVADDVAPEDLRGDAKNALPKLHGALLKNEQDVHLFERLAFMARRQG, encoded by the coding sequence ATGCGGTTCGAAGGCACCGGTTCCTACATCGCTGACAAGGACCTCATGGTCGCGGTCAATGCGGCCATCGCTCTGGAACGCCCGCTTCTCGTCAAGGGCGAGCCCGGCACCGGCAAGACGGAACTGGCCATTCAGGTTGCCGAAGCGCTCGGTCTCGACCTCATCCAGTGGCATGTGAAGTCGACCACCCGCGCGCAGCAGGGTCTCTATGAATATGATGCCGTCTCGCGCCTGCGCGACAGCCAGCTCGGCGACGACCGCTTCAACGACATCAACAACTATATCCGCCGCGGCAAGCTGTGGGAGGCTTTTGCCGCCGAGAAGAAGACGGTTCTTCTGATCGATGAGATCGACAAGGCGGATATCGAGTTTCCCAACGACCTGCTGCAGGAACTCGACAAGATGGAGTTCCATGTCTACGAGACCGGCGAGACGGTGAAGGCAAGACAGCGCCCCATCGTCATCATCACCTCCAACAACGAGAAGGAACTGCCCGACGCCTTTCTGCGCCGCTGCTTCTTTCACTATATCCGCTTCCCCCAGCCCGATACCCTCGCACGCATCGTCGAAGTGCATTATCCCGGGATCAAGCAGCGCCTCGTTTCCGAAGCGCTGAAGCAGTTCTACGAGATCCGCGAAGTGCCGGGCCTCAAGAAGAAGCCGTCCACCTCCGAAGCGCTCGACTGGATCCGCCTGCTGGTGGCCGATGATGTTGCCCCCGAGGATCTGCGCGGAGACGCGAAGAACGCGCTGCCAAAGCTGCATGGCGCGCTCCTGAAGAACGAGCAGGACGTCCACCTCTTCGAACGCCTCGCCTTCATGGCGCGCCGGCAGGGATAG
- a CDS encoding 5-formyltetrahydrofolate cyclo-ligase, with product MTTLTKPDLKKKLRLDALARRDALAVDYRLDAAMSLVEWAAEICSTPPDVAAGFWPIRSEMDVRPLMHALGAQGARLALPAILDSQTIVFRELIRGAKLVEMGFGTKGPDVEAQVLMPDLILVPLAAFDARGHRIGYGGGFYDRALARMAAQGHMPKLVGIAFDCQEVDEVPDEPHDVVLPEILTESGLRRFAPDL from the coding sequence ATGACGACACTCACCAAGCCTGACCTGAAAAAGAAGCTGCGGCTGGATGCTCTGGCGCGCCGCGATGCCCTGGCTGTCGACTATCGCCTTGATGCAGCCATGTCGCTCGTGGAGTGGGCAGCCGAGATATGCTCAACGCCACCGGACGTAGCCGCCGGGTTCTGGCCCATCCGCTCCGAAATGGACGTGCGACCGCTGATGCATGCGCTGGGAGCCCAAGGCGCGCGTCTGGCATTGCCGGCCATCCTGGACAGCCAGACCATCGTCTTTCGAGAACTCATCCGAGGTGCAAAGCTCGTTGAAATGGGTTTCGGCACCAAGGGGCCGGATGTAGAGGCGCAGGTGCTGATGCCGGACCTCATACTGGTACCGCTTGCCGCCTTCGATGCGCGGGGTCACCGGATTGGCTATGGTGGTGGCTTCTACGACCGGGCGCTGGCACGCATGGCTGCACAAGGTCACATGCCGAAGCTTGTGGGTATTGCCTTTGACTGCCAAGAGGTGGACGAAGTGCCCGACGAGCCACATGATGTCGTCCTTCCCGAAATACTCACGGAAAGCGGCTTGCGCCGCTTCGCGCCTGACCTGTAG